Within Anaerolineae bacterium, the genomic segment GATCCAGCGGGTATGCCCTCCACTGGCAGAGCGGTTCCTGTTCTGCACAGGAGATATTGCTTCCAAGGAGTCTCTGCAGTTCCTGAGCCGGACGGGCCGGCCGTATCTGTTCAAACCATTTGATGTGAGCCAGTTCATCGAGCTGGTGGAACAAACGGTCCAGACGCCTGTCTTTGTCGATGCCCGTCTGCGGATGGAACTGCTTCGGCTTGCCGATGGCGTGGGGATGCCGTGCAGAGATAATCCCCGTCCCATCGTCGTCCAGCGTCGGTAAGCCTGATCGCTGTCCGTGATAGATATCCGGCCCGGTGCCGGCCTGGAGAGGTGATATGGCCTCACAATATGTGCGCGCCTGGTTGTACTTCGACCCCCAGGCGCGAGAAGTTATCGTATATTCTGCTGACGCTCCGGATCTGAGCGGCAAACCCCTGAAATGGGTATGGGAACAGGGCTGGCGGCTGAGGACCTACGCTCAGGACAACCGGGTGACGCTGGTGCGCCCCGGCATGGAGCACCAAGAGGCTGGAGAATAGTTTTCCAATCCACAGGGTGGGAGGGACAGCACCTCCGCGGCCGCGTGTGCCGGCGGGCACGTGGGGCCAGGGAGGTGCTGTTGTTTTCCCCGCTTATGCCTGATAGCGTACGGCGGTGCCGCTGGCGCTGACCATCAGCATGGTACCGCTAGAACCGAGCTGGATGGTCTCGTAATCCAGGTCCACCCCCACTACCGCATTGGCACCCAGTGCCCGCGCCTGCTCGGCCATCTCTGTCAGGGCGATGTCCTTGGCCTTGCGCAGTTCCTCTTCGTACGCCGCAGAGCGGCCGCCCACGATGTCCCGGATGCCGGCCAAAAAGTCACGGAAAATGTTGGCGCCCAGGATGGCTTCCCCACTCACCAGCCCCAGGTACTCCACGATGGGCTTGCCCTCCAGGGTGGGCGTGGTGGTGATAATCATGTCCTTCATCGGTCTCCTCCTTGTGAGATTTGGGATACGGGATGCTCAATCACCCGGCTGCCAGCGTTCCAAACGCCGCCGGCCGTACTCCCAGGCCGCGGCGACAGCTCCTAACGCGATGATGTATATGCCGGCGGCCGCGCTCAGCATCAGCGGAACCGAGGGCGGGAGCCGCAGGGCCGTTGTCCACAGGGTCACCACGAGCTGATTGGTGGGATCCCCGGGCGCCAGAGCGATCATCAGGCCGGCGCTCAAGGCGAGCTGGGCCGCCGCCAGGAGCGCGAACAGGAACAGGCTGAGATACGTGCCGGTGACCCCCACCGAACGGCGCGGATGGTCCGCCAGGAAGCGGGGGTCAATACTGCCGGCCGCGACGCCGGCGAACGCGAAGAGGACGGCGAGCACGCCGTTCTGCACCAGCGCCAGCCAGAACCAGGGGGCCGGCAGGCGCAGGAGCGCTCCCAGCACCGCCGTGACGATCACCGCGATGGCCAGCAGGAACGGCGCGGTGGAAGCGGCCTTGGCCGCCATGAGTGCGCCGGCGGACAGCGGCAGGGAGCGCACCAGCTCGATGTTTTTCCCCTCCGCGCCGATGGCCGGCACATTGACCGACAGGGCGAAGAACCAGGCGACGAACGGGCACAGCAGGGTCGCCACCCAGAACTCAGCGCCGAGCGGCAGGGACGCTTTCTGCTGAAACCCCAGCCAGTAGATATAGAAGGCGCCCACGATGAGCGGCATGATGAGACTGCTCAACCAGCGGGGATCGCGCCGCAGGATGGCCCAATCCTTGACCGCGATCTCGCGCGCCGGCCAGGGATACAGGCGCGCCAGCAGGGGCTGTTTCTGCCGGCGTGCCGTGGTCGGCCGACGCACCGCCGGGCGCATCTCGTGGAACACCGCCCACGAGCGGTAAAAGGTAGCGTCGTACACCCGATAGGTGAGAGCGACCATCACGCCGGCGCCGGCGAGCACTGCGCCGGCGCTGAGGAGAAAGGCTCCCCATTCCCGATAGCAGAGCGCCTCCAGGGAAGCGGTCAGCCAGCTTGTGGGCAGCCAGCGCAGGGTATGGCCCAGGCGCGCCAGCACATCCTGATTCTGGATGAACACCTGCATCGGCTCATCGCGCTGGGTGAGGATCATCCAGCCGAACCACAGCACGCCGAAGACGAGGGTGAACAGCACGGTGGAGAGGTCGCGCGCCCGCTTCGCCGGCAGTATCCGCACCACCAGCATGATCAACAGCATCGAGAGGGACACCAGCATGGCCAGCAGGAGGAGGGTGGCGATGCCCAGCCATGGGTAATAGAGCCAGGGGGCGCCGGCGGCCCAGCCGAAGCCGATGCCGGCGGCCATTCCGAGTAGTCCACCGAGCAGGACCGACCAAGTGGCCTCCGCCAGCTTGAGCAGAAAGATGTCGCGCCGCGCGATGGGCAGGGAAAGCAAAAGCTCCATGTCGGAGCGCAGGAAAAGCTGGTTCAGGTTCGTGCCGATGCCCCAGAACAGGGCGATGGTGAACAGGCCGGCGAAGAAGGTGTTCAGCAGTGCGCCGGCGCCGGCCGGGAAAAACGCCAGCACCAGGGAAAAGAACTCCTGTGTGCCCTGCACCACCATGATAAAGAGGTACACGGAAAGCCCGTACCATACCAGGCGGGGAATCACGCGCCGCATGCCGCCCCGGAAGAGGGTGTTCTTCCAGATGATGAATTTGCTCTGGAACAGGAGACCCAGCATGGCCTTATCCCTCGCGCAGATAGGCGGCGATCTCGGCGACCTCCGGCCCGCCGGTCAGGGCGATGAACAGCTCTTCCAGGCTGGCGTCGGCGCGTCCTCCGCCGGCGCGCAGTTCCTCCAGGCTCCCGACCGCCACCAGCCGGCCCTGATGGATAATGCCCACCCGCTCGCACATCTGTTCGGCGATCTCCAGGATATGCGTGGACATGAAGACGGTGGTGCCCTGCCGGCAGAGCTCCCGCAGGATATCCTTGACCAGCCTGGCACTGCGCGGGTCCAGGCTGTTGGTGGGCTCATCCAGGAAGAGCACCTTGGGCCGGTGCACCAGTACACTGCAGAGAGCCAACTTCTTGCGCATGCCCTGCGAGTATGATTCGATCAGATCGTCGGCGCGTTCCGTCAGGCCGAACAGCTCCAGCAGACGGTCGATCTGGTGGGTGCGTGTTGGCTCGGGGACGCGGTGCAGGCCGGCGATGAAGTGGAGAAACTCCCTGCCAGTGAGCTTATCGTACAAAAATGGGTTCTCCGGCAGGTACCCGATGGAGCGCTTGACCTCCATGGCGTCGTGGACCACGTGGAAGCCGTTGACCCAGGCATCGCCGGCGGTGGGGCGGAGGAGGCTGGCCAGCATGCGGATGGTGGTGGTCTTGCCGGCGCCGTTGGGGCCGAGGAACCCGAACAGTTCGCCGGCGGGTACCTCGAGATGCAGGTCGTCGACTGCGAGCAGATCGCCGAAAGTCTTGGTAAGGCCCTGGATGCGGATCATGGGAAGTGTTCCTTTCTGCATGGGACGGACACGACCGAACACCGCCATTGTGTTATAGCCTGGTTTGCGGAAGCCGGCAAGTTACGCTGGTGTGGAAAGGAGGCCCCGTTTTCTGGAACATTTCGCCGACAATGTTCGTCTTTCCTGGCCGGAAATGGCCGGCTTTGCCGGCGAGAATGCCGGCGCCGGCCAAATTTCCCTGACAAAATTGTGAAAAGTAATTGACAAATGGCTTGCCCTTGCGCTATAATAAAACATACCTGTGACATTCGCCGGGGCAATCTGGTGAGTATATGCCAATGCCGCCG encodes:
- a CDS encoding response regulator → MPHTPFPALSQTRAGTQPVILIVDDEPDIRALMGRILRERGYSTVEACDGEEALTHLARLPIGLVICNLRMPRLSGTVLFDLIQRVCPPLAERFLFCTGDIASKESLQFLSRTGRPYLFKPFDVSQFIELVEQTVQTPVFVDARLRMELLRLADGVGMPCRDNPRPIVVQRR
- a CDS encoding heavy metal-binding domain-containing protein: MIITTTPTLEGKPIVEYLGLVSGEAILGANIFRDFLAGIRDIVGGRSAAYEEELRKAKDIALTEMAEQARALGANAVVGVDLDYETIQLGSSGTMLMVSASGTAVRYQA
- a CDS encoding ABC transporter ATP-binding protein; the encoded protein is MQKGTLPMIRIQGLTKTFGDLLAVDDLHLEVPAGELFGFLGPNGAGKTTTIRMLASLLRPTAGDAWVNGFHVVHDAMEVKRSIGYLPENPFLYDKLTGREFLHFIAGLHRVPEPTRTHQIDRLLELFGLTERADDLIESYSQGMRKKLALCSVLVHRPKVLFLDEPTNSLDPRSARLVKDILRELCRQGTTVFMSTHILEIAEQMCERVGIIHQGRLVAVGSLEELRAGGGRADASLEELFIALTGGPEVAEIAAYLREG